The window TCTCCTTGGTGGAGCCCTCCAGAGTGATGCGTTCATCGTCTTTAAATGTCACCTTGGGGTCAGATTTCTCATTCTTCACAATCCCGTCTATGATCTGGGGGGCAGAGGGAAAGTGGCCAAGAAAGAATCAGGGATACCAAGGGTCATGACATCACACCAGCCCACTTCTTGAGTGCCTCCCCTGCCCAGTCAGAGCCTGCTTTCTGCCCCTTGGTTTCCTATCCCAGTGTCAGTAGCTTTGCCCGTCTACTCTGAATTTTGCTTGTGTCAGGCTAAAcccatttccttttattaaggCCTCCACGAAATGTAGCACAGCTTCTACTCCTCTCTTCATAAAAGCCTTTTACGTAATGACTCCTGCAAATACCACACTCTGTCACTTCCCACCCAGCCTTTGCTGCCACCGTGTCCCCTGCCCATCTGAACTTTGGCCCTCCATCAAGATCTGGATCAATCCCCACTGATCCGTTCATCAGCACCCTCTGAGGTCAGCATTCAATTATATCCAGAGTTGGGCTCTTGTGGCTTCCCTATATGGTCTCAGGTCCGGTCCCCTTCTAGGCTGCAGTgtgagcactcaataaataccaGTTCATTGATCCATCCCCGCCCCCTCCAACCCCCCAGATGCTCCTGAAAATCTCCTGCAGGACTCTagcttcctctctcctttccatcCAAGTCCAGGTTCTCAGCTCTTCCCTCATTTGGACGCTTCTCATTCCCTCTCTCCAAGCCTTCCAAAGAGCTTTCTCTCTCCTATTTGTTAAATGAAGCTAGTCGTTTTTACACAAGCAATCCAAATTCCAGGTGTTAAGACCAGACAGAGGACTCCAGCCAAGAATTCCAACAGGTCCCAAAATCTGGCAACACCATGTAAGCATCCCTCCCACTTAGATCCTTCCAGACAGGCTCTGAAAAGAATAGGGACAAAAAAGTGGGTTGTGGGGACCATTACAGAGGGTCTCAGTCCAGTGGGGGCTGCAGCCTAGGATGAGAGTCGTGGATGAGGCgacagagaagggagggaggactgggctgccccatccctgccccatccCTGCCCTCTCTTACAGTCTTGTTGTTGTAGATCCACCGAAATTGGAGGTCCCGGAAGCCGATGCAGCTGGAGAAGGTACAGGGCAGCAGGATCTCGGTGCCATTGACAGCGTAGATGGTAGGGTACTTTCCCACAGACACCTCCAGCGACAGGGACACGGGGAGCAGGAAGAGGCCTGTGCAAAGCACAACCTCCCTAAATAAAAGCCCGAGGGAACCCCCAAGTTCGAGTACTAGAAAGGGACGCTCGGGCAGGGTTAGAGTCATTCGCCAAGGCAGGGAGGCTTCTGACATTCTCAGGGTTAACTTGAAGAGGACAGTTCTCTTTCCTCCAAATGACACCTAGGCCAACCTAACTCTCCATTTCTCCCCTGGACCGGGCAGGACTGAATTCTGGGCTAGTTATTAGCCTGGGGCACTCACTCTGGATGACCACCAGGGGTCACCCAAACCCAAGAAAAAGAGGCCCTGGCGGCAGCCGCGCGTCTGCGCCCGGCTccgcccccccctcccccccaacctgGGGAGGCGTCCCTGAGAGCTCAGCTCTAGCCCCGGGAAGTGCCGGGCGGGCTCCCTTCGCTTCGCGAGGGCATTTCCCCTAGGACCACGCGCGCCTCCTCGTGATGTTTTCGGGATTTGCGGAGGAGGTGGAAAAGAGCTGGGTCCCATAAGGTGAAGAGAAAAGCGACAGCCGCAGTCCTGGGCCACTGTCCAGCGGCCCCGAGGGGCAAAGAGGCAGGGGGACACGTTCGGGCTGGCCACCTAGTCCAACGCCCTCTGGCCACCGAACAGGACCCTGAGGACCAAAGGCACAAGGACCCGTATTCCTAGGATGGAAtgcggtgggggtggggtggaaatGAGGCTTGGCGTGGACTTGGGCAGCAGCGAGGGCGGAGCGAGTAAAGCCCCGACCGGGCAGAAAGGAAGGGGTGAAGACGCGGTGCGGAGGCCGATTCCAGGCGAACCCGAACGCGCGCGCGCGGGGGTGGGGTGGCGATGGCGCGGCACCGGCTGTCCCCGCCTGAACCCGAGGAGCGCGGCCTCCCGGGCACCCTCCGTGGCTGCGCTCCACGCCCTCGCCCCCGCCGCCCGGAGCGCCCCGGGGCTGCTGTCCCACGACTTCGCACCTCCTCCGCGGCTCATCTGTCTCCACGGCCCTCTCCGCGGAGCGAGGAGTTTCCACGCCGCCTTGGACCCATCCTCGCGAGTCCTTGTGAGAGGACCCGGTTCTTCCTCCTTCCCGCAGATTCCTCAAGGAAACCCTGCTCCCCTCAAGGTTGCTGGAGCTTGGGGTGAGTCCAGAACTCGATGTCTACCTCTCCTTGCCCCTAGGGCCAGCCCCTTCTCATCCTCACTCTCAGGAAGGCCCTCTATTGTCTAATTTAATTCTCTCATGCTGCATCACAAGATAATAATGATGCATCTGAGGGTGCTTTTTAAATGGCAGAGAAGGAACTCCCAGCAGAGATGGCAGCCCTGCCCTCTCAACTGCTTCTAACAGCAAAGTGGAGCGCTCACACCTCCGGCCCAAAATCTCCCCCTGGGGTCCAGTAACCCCATCAGACCCCCACCGCTGCTGATAAAGGCAGGAacattgagcatttactatgtgccaggcacatttGATCCTCACATCCTATACATTCTGTTATAGTGACATTCTGTTATAGCTCCATATTACAGATGCCTGGAGAGATTaggtaacttgcctaaggtcaacAAGAGAACCAAATTTCCTCTCCAGGACTCCAGTGAACACtgggaaattatttcaattagcCCTCATCTCTTAGCCAACTCCTATGTAGGAATCGCTCTAGAGCTGTGGTTTCCAAACCACTAGGCGGGCAGTTCCAGCGAGCCCTGCCCAACTGCTTGAGTTTCTGAATCAGTAGGTCTGAGCCTGAGAGTTCACATCTCTAAAAAGCTCCCAGGGAATGCTGTGCACAAGGATCACACTGTGAGAATCACTGTAAAGTTTATATACATTAACTCCAACATGCATTAGAATCCCAAAAGGTAGGTATGATGTTTGCCCTTTTACCAATGATGAAattggggctcagagaggttaaattgATTTGTCTAGGTCCACATCATAAATGTTGAACCTGGGACTGAGCACTTATTATAAGATAGGACAGGCACTTTATATACAATCTCATTTAACTCTCATAAGAATCCTATAAGGTAGTTACTATTTCTGTCcccaataaataaagaaacagactCAAAGAGATTACTTTGCTCAAGGCCACACACCCAGTGAGTGGAATTAGCAGCATTCCGAGTTTGCATCTCCAAGAGAACAGCGCTGTTAGGGTTTATCTGAAACTTCGAGCTCCGGGTCCCTTTTACATCTGCCGCCCCAATGCCTTCCTACCCCAGAGGTCAGGGACAAAAGCCAGACACAGGATCCACCCTCCAGCCTGGGGCCAGCTTTAAAGCTCTGCTTCCCACCTTCCAAAGTCCCCGTTCACTAAGGATCAGGGTGCAGGGCCAGAGACAGGGAAGATCCCTAACCAGGCAGCTTCCTGCTACCCACTGGCCTCCCTCAGGACTCCAAAGAGCACACTGGCTCCCACTCCAGTGTTCATCAGCACTCAGGTTCCAGGAACCAGGGTCCTGGACAAAATGAAGGGACTCAAATCAGTGGCCATTttcccctccccaaccccagccAGAATGAGATCTTGAAGAGCACAAAAGGACGTACATCAAAAGGGAAATCTTTTTGATTGCCTTAAATAGAagcagagaagaagcagagaagagaaCACTATTTCTTTAAAGTCCAGATCATGGCTTGGCGtctttagctcagtggttagggcgccagccacatacaccgaggctggcggttggaacccagcccggcccactaaacaatgacaactgcaacccaaaaaatagccaggcattgtggcgggcgcctgtagtcccagctgcttgggaggctgaggcaagagaatcgcttgagcccaagagtttgagttgctgtgagctgtgatgtcacagcactctacccagggcgacatagtgagactctgtccaaaaaaaataaataaaaataaaagtctggaTCGTGACACAGTACACATTTCTGcctcatttttgtgtgtgtctgtgtgagtgacTTAACTCTCATACACTCAGGACTCTCCCAGGGAACCACGGCCATTTCCTGATAGCCTGGAAGGAACAAcgaaaatgacagaaatggttTCCACGGAGTCCAGAGCCCTGCTCAAGTTATCACAGACAGTGGCCTAGCCAGGGCTTCTCCAGGACACAGCCCTCCCAGCAGGCTGTGATGAAGGCCTGCCAGCCATGTGTGGGAGGCTCCAGAACAAGAAAGCCTGGGGGAGGGTGGCTCCCGAGCCCAGCCTCACCTGTGATGTTGTGCTGGAGAAAAGGAGGGAGCTGGGGGCATGTGTTGGTCCACTAGAGGTCCCCCAGAGGGCTGCTTCAGCAAGATAACCAAGCCAGGAGTGGACTGGTCAGCAGGTGCAAGGCAGGCCCCCACTCTGCCAGCTGACCTTGAGAAAGTTAGAGGTGCTACAGCCAGCCACGGCAGAGATAGCTATCTTTCTTACCTCGCCTGCTTGGTGTGAAAACAAAACATGAGATTATAAAACACAAGAGGGGCTTCAGTGAGTGAGCACCCTGGAAGGTAGAGGACGATGGTGTTTGAAAGACCGACAGGGGAGAAGGCTGTCCCTCATAATCTAGTAGCCAAGGCAGCCCTAGTTTCCCTTAATGACCAGTGTCAGCCAAGAATGTCTCCAGGCTATTCACACATTGATTTATCTTTCACCCTGTACCACATCTTGGATTATTTCCCTGGAgtaaagacagatttttttttttttaaacagggtctccctctgtcactcaggctggagtacagcagccggatcatagctcactgcaacctccaactcctggactcaagtgatcctcctacctcagcttcctatgttgctaggactacaggcccatgtccagctaattgttgttttattattatttgtagaagCAGTGTCTCACAATGTTGTATCAAACTCCCAgcttcaaatgatcttcctacTTCAGCCACCTAAAGTGGGGAAGCCACTGAATTGTTTGCTTTGTCCTAAACTTAACTTTTTAGAATGTCAaggtgcacatgtgtgtatgtttgggAGTGGGGGTCTCTTGGCATTATGAGATGATGCTGTGGAATTTAATCCTAAACCCTAAAACCTTGCCTCTCTCCTCACTCCTCACTAAATGCCCCGGCCATTTAGCCACTCTCACAGCAGCCATTTTCTTTGCCTGTCTTTGACGTCCTCGGCCCCCTGCCATTCTTATCTGAGGTTTTGTTTGAGGATTGACTCAGGATCCCAAGTTTTGATCAAGTGAAAAAGTATTAGGTACATACAAATGATAATAGATGGTCACACCACCAAGGCTCTAAGAGCAGCCACCACATATTCCCAGGCAAATGCAGACACTTTTTCCCACATCCAGGGATCAGTCACAGCCTCCCCTgggtgagggagggaagaggggcagGCTGGTACCCTAAGTTTAGCTGTGAGGACTCACCTGGCATGGCACATGGGAACATGGCTGCCTTTACAGAGAAGCTGACACACTCTGGCCCTGGGAGAATCAGAGAGGCTCAAAGTTAGAGCTGAGAGGCAGAAAGTGGGCTGAGGCCAGCAGGCTAGGACTCCTCCAGGGGTGGAGGCCCTGGGGGCTGTGGGAGGCAGAGCAGAGCCAGAAAAGGTCCCTAAGCCCAGAGACAAAGGAAAGATTTCAACGCTCTCTCCCTAGGCAACCTGCCTGCTTCCTGCCCACCCCCAGGAGCTTTGCATGCCCCTGAGACAGCCTGGATGCTCAATGAAACCGGCTGTGCAAACAAGTCCAAACAATGTGCCCGTTCTTCCTCTTACAGGCCACGGTGGGGGTCGCATTGGCACAGCCCACCCCTGCCTTATGCAGAGATCCCTATACCTCTTGGAGGACCAGCAAGAGGGCAAGGTGGTGGCTGTGCCCAGTCTCCCTCTCATGCTAATCCCAAAAGAGGTGGCCAGTCAGGTGGGCTTTGGGACCGCAGCCTTCTCTCTCGGGTGCCCCTGCAGGTTCACAAAGAGAACCaatcatcattttttttagattcaaacccaggatCTCCCTCCACttctccctgccctctcctcttctCCATGAGTTCCTTGCTTACTTACCCTTCCCTTCGGTTTCCTCTGAGTGCGACTGAGCACCCTCTCCTTAATTGCATTCTCATTAAACAAGGCTTTAATAAATATACACCAAAGGAAAGAGGGTTGTGCAACAGTGCACTCTCACAAGTGATAATTAAACACAAATCACAGCAATTAAGCAAATGAGGGAACAAGAAAGGGGTTGGCAGGACAGCTATATTATGTTACATGCTTAGGAAGAGACTGGAACCCACATAGACCTCAAGTGTAGTAATACAGCCTtggaggctcggtgcccatagcccagtggttagggcgctgccacatgcaccggggctggtgggttcgaacctggcacaggcctgctaaacaacaatggcaactgcatcAAAAAACATCATGTTATttttatggcgggcgcctgtaatcccagctacttgggaggctgaggcaagagaatcgcttaagcccaagaaattgaggttgccatgagctgtgacgccatggcactctaccaagggcgacaaagtgagactctgtctccaaaaaaaaaaaaaaaaatacagccttGGAAACTGCTTCTGATTTTAAGGAAAGGGTATCTTGTTGGGTATTAACAGTCACTTTAGCCTCAGTCTTTGAGCCTGAGTGTGatatggggagagggaaagagggctCCTGGGAGCTCACTGCTCTACACTGCTCTATACCACTGTAAAATCAACAGCTTGAGTCCCCATGTCTTTATCCTTCCAGCCCATGCCCCAGAGGTCCACTCATTCTTTAGCCCTAAGCACAATTCCAACTGACCTTCCTCGCCAGACTTCAGTTAACTGGGAGGCAGTATGGTGTGACAGAGCCCAAGAGATGTTGATTCTGTCCCACTTGCCCATCAATTGGCAATGCACCCTTGAGCAAGTCACAATCCCTCTCTGGACCACAGCTTCCTCACCCTTAGAAGAGCTCTGTCCTTTTGTTTCCAAAGTCACTGCCAGCTCTGATGTTCCCAGGGAACACCTCCAGTTGACTGTCcagttgtttccatgtctttccCATTGGAACAAACATATCATCTACATCCCAAGACCAATGCCCCTGTCAGGGCTCAGTCAGTGGCTGCCTGGGCAAGGCTCAATGGAGGGCCCTGGATGTAGTTCCTCTGCAGACTGGAGGGGAAGGGGGCAGAGCAGGTAGGGCTAGTTCTGGGCTCTACAGATCTCCCACCTACAAGGCACTTTGCTGTCTCCTGGACAACCAAGGGGTAGCTCAGATATTTATTCAAACCTGCTTCAATGGGCCCCTGACCCTTCCTGGTCTACCCAGCTGAACGGTCTTTGGAGAAGGTGGGGGCTTCCAGCTGGAGAAATGTACCAAGACTCTACCACAatccccctcccacacacacatacacatcatttTCAGGGCCCTCTTGATTACCCACAGAAGCCTGATTCTATGAATCTTCTAACAGACCAGGTGGCAGGAGGTGTAAAGTGGGGTACTGTAGTGGCCTTTGCTATGGTCACAGTGGGGGGCCTGCTTTGATCTAAGATGGGATAAGGGGAAGTGGTGTGAGTGGCACCGTGCCCACCCACAGAAGAGGAGCTGTAGGCCTCATGAAGCCCACTTTTTTTGGGCCACTGTGAAACCAGCATGACATCTGGGTGAAAGGTATAGGAGAAAACACCAGTGTCTTCCATCCAGCCATGGAGATGTAAATAAACCAGCGGCTCTTGAGTGGCAGAAATACTctatccccccaccccacttcacCACCAATACCAACTTAACAGGTCTACGTATAGTTTACATTGGCAGAAACAGCCACAACTTCCTGAATAGGTTTCCATCTCCCTGTTTTCAGCACAGATAACTATATTATGTGCCTAACCCAAAGAGAGGAGTTGCCGAAAGCCAAATCTAATAAACACAAACAGGAAGAGATGCAGTTGCCGGAGATGGAGTCGGCTTACATTGAAGTCTGGGGATGATTTATGAGGAGATTACATTCTGGACTAATGAATACATTCCCTAATCTCTTAGAGTTTGACACTCAAAACTATCATGCGCATattaatagatattaataatactCTGAGTCCTCTGGACTTGTCTCCTTGGTCTCTCTGTttactccaaaaagaaaaagccaggagcAGGTCAAGCAGGTTCTCCCTAACGGAATCTCTTtataggaagagagaaagggccCCTCTTCGAGGTGGCTCTTAAAGGATAACCCAAGCCCCTCCAAACCCTTCCAGTCTTTAGTGTGGAGCTTCAGGGAAGGCAGTGGGCCCTGGAGGAAGTAGAACGCAGAAGAGCAAAGCAGAAAAAGGGCCCAGGAGGACGGGAACCCCGAACCCCCATTGGTACACGCTTGACGTCCAGGAAACAAGCAAACAGCTCGGGGCAGGGGTAGAAACCAGCACCCAAACCCCACGTGCAACCCAGCTGGCATCCCCTACATCCAAGGCACAGACACCCCGCATCCCCCAGCACACCTGAGCCTCTGAACTCTGGAGACGGGCGCTGCAGCCCTAAGGTACAGCACCAAAAGCCTGGAGCTGAAGCCGAAGACTGATCCGGAGGCTGGCGGGCTGAGCGGGGTGAGGGGACGCGCACGGTCCCCATGGAGCACGGCCTCAGAGTCAGGCGTCCGGCGGGAAGCCGGTGGTCACCGTGCTCATTATGCGCCGTACTCCAAAGCCCACCCTTTCCAATtcaagccccccacccccccgttCGTGTCCCCTTCCTGGCTGGGTGGAGGAAGGCAACAGAAGAGACCAAGCTGGGGCTGCCTTACCCAAAAGCCCAGTGCCCAGCCATCTCGCCAGGGCTTTGCCTCGGTCCCCAGCCCCGGGCATCGTCCCGTTCTCTCCGGAGCGCGCCGGGGGCGCAGGGATGGGATACTGGGCACAGCCGCGCTCTCCGCCCGCAGTCGGCAGTCGGCCCCGAAGCTGCCGGGGAGCTTTGCGCCGCGGGTCGGGGCTCGGGAAAGTTAGCCGGGAAAGAGcgagaggagggggagggcgcGAGGGGGGAGGCGCGCTCGCCCGCCGCCTGCGGGAGCCGCGGCGGGCGGAGGGAGGAGGAGCCGGAGCCGCAGCGGGAGGACGACTCAGCGAGCGCAGAGCGGAGTGAGGCTGCGCCTCTGCTCTGGAAGCTCTCCAGCCGCAGGACAGGCGGTGGCCGCCGTGGAGACCTGGGCGCCCCGTCCCGCTGCGCACTCTCCCCTGCGTTCCCGCCTCGTGGTCCCGGAGCTCCGGGACCAGCCCGcaccctccactccctctccagTCCGGCTGGACGGCTGCGGAGTGGCACTGCAGAGCCGGTCCGCAGCCGCCGCATCGTCCCCTGCGCTGAGCCGCCAATAGGGAGGACAATTCAGGGGGAGGAGAGGTGGAGCTTTCCGGTTGTTGGAGGCTGCTGTTATGTTCTGCTGGAGGAGCCCGGGAAGGGCAGCGGCTCCGGCTCTGGGGGCTGCCAAGAGACTGCTCCGAAGTCCGCAGCGGACTCTGCCGCAACGGGTGGGCGTGTGCGGTCTTGCCCACTGCGTCCCGGCCGCCCGGGGGCCGTGCGACCTGGCGCGCATGCAGCCTCGGGACCCGCGGCCGCCGCCTTCACCCCACGTCGCATCCCCTCTGAGGGTTGTTTTAGGCCGCGGGGAACCGAGCCTCCGATTGCAAACTGCCCCTGCCCACTGCCCCCCAACATTCCCCATTTCATCATAGACCCCTCCGGCGCTACCAGTTCTCACATGCTGGTTTGGGGCCTGTGCCTTACTTAACCCCTACTTTTCATTTCCCCCCCTGGGTTACGCTCGGACTCCACCCTTTCACCCTCCCCTAAGCGTTTCCGCGTGCCCGCTCCCTGCGATTCCGCAGATTCCCTTGGTTCCCCTTTCGGGTGTGGGTGGAGGAGCCCAGAGTCACACCAGTTCAGAGGGTTGGGATGAGGCTGTAAACCCAGTAAAGACTCAAGACTATTCCGAGTCTTGAGTTAACGTGAGCAGGGCTACGTGGAGTGATGGTTCTGTAATCAGGCTGGATACTGCTCTG is drawn from Nycticebus coucang isolate mNycCou1 chromosome 6, mNycCou1.pri, whole genome shotgun sequence and contains these coding sequences:
- the SCN4B gene encoding sodium channel subunit beta-4 isoform X1, encoding MPGAGDRGKALARWLGTGLLGPECVSFSVKAAMFPCAMPGLFLLPVSLSLEVSVGKYPTIYAVNGTEILLPCTFSSCIGFRDLQFRWIYNNKTIIDGIVKNEKSDPKVTFKDDERITLEGSTKEKKNNISILLRDLEFSDTGKYTCHVKNPKENNLEHNATIFLQVVDQLEEVDNTLTLIILAVVGGVIGLLILILLLKKLITFILKKTQEKKKECLVSSSGNDNTENGLPGSKAEEKAPTKV
- the SCN4B gene encoding sodium channel subunit beta-4 isoform X3, yielding MRRLRTGSAVPLRSRPAGLEREWRVRAGPGAPGPRGGNAGESAQRDGAPRSPRRPPPVLRLESFQSRGAASLRSALAESSSRCGSGSSSLRPPRLPQAAGERASPLAPSPSSRSFPANFPEPRPAAQSSPAASGPTADCGRRARLCPVSHPCAPGALRRERDDARGWGPRQSPGEMAGHWAFGARVCQLLCKGSHVPMCHARPLPAPRVPVAGGVCGKVPYHLRCQWHRDPAALYLLQLHRLPGPPISVDLQQQDYHRRDCEE
- the SCN4B gene encoding sodium channel subunit beta-4 isoform X5 translates to MRRLRTGSAVPLRSRPAGLEREWRVRAGPGAPGPRGGNAGESAQRDGAPRSPRRPPPVLRLESFQSRGAASLRSALAESSSRCGSGSSSLRPPRLPQAAGERASPLAPSPSSRSFPANFPEPRPAAQSSPAASGPTADCGRRARLCPVSHPCAPGALRRERDDARGWGPRQSPGEMAGHWAFGPLPAPRVPVAGGVCGKVPYHLRCQWHRDPAALYLLQLHRLPGPPISVDLQQQDYHRRDCEE
- the SCN4B gene encoding sodium channel subunit beta-4 isoform X4 is translated as MRRLRTGSAVPLRSRPAGLEREWRVRAGPGAPGPRGGNAGESAQRDGAPRSPRRPPPVLRLESFQSRGAASLRSALAESSSRCGSGSSSLRPPRLPQAAGERASPLAPSPSSRSFPANFPEPRPAAQSSPAASGPTADCGRRARLCPVSHPCAPGALRRERDDARGWGPRQSPGEMAGHWAFGARVCQLLCKGSHVPMCHARSAGRVGACLAPADQSTPGLVILLKQPSGGPLVDQHMPPAPSFSPAQHHR